In Mycobacterium sp. Aquia_216, a genomic segment contains:
- the hemB gene encoding porphobilinogen synthase, with translation MSGGGYPRQRPRRLRSTPALRRLVAQTSLEPRHLVLPMFVADGIDEPRPIPSMPDVVQHTRDSLRRTAADAVAAGVGGLMLFGVPRDEDKDSAGSAGTDPDGILNVALRDLAKDLGDATVLMADTCLDEFTDHGHCGVLDARGRVDNDATLKRYVKLAVAQAESGAHVVGPSGMMDGQVGAIRDGLDAAGYTDVVILAYAAKFASAFYGPFREAVSSSLSGDRRTYQQEPGNVREAVREIELDIDEGADIIMVKPAMSYLDVVAAAAEISPVPVAAYQVSGEYAMICAAAENNWIDGRAAALESLISIRRAGADIVLTYWAADAAGWLS, from the coding sequence ATGAGCGGGGGCGGCTATCCGCGGCAGCGCCCGCGTCGGCTCCGGTCCACCCCCGCGCTGCGTCGGTTGGTGGCGCAAACATCCTTAGAGCCAAGGCATTTGGTGCTGCCGATGTTCGTCGCCGACGGGATCGACGAACCCCGGCCCATCCCGTCGATGCCCGACGTGGTGCAGCATACCCGCGACTCGCTACGCCGCACGGCCGCCGACGCGGTGGCGGCCGGAGTGGGCGGGCTGATGCTGTTCGGTGTGCCGCGCGACGAGGACAAGGATTCGGCCGGCTCGGCCGGCACCGACCCCGACGGCATTCTCAACGTCGCGCTTCGGGATCTGGCCAAGGATCTCGGTGATGCCACGGTGTTGATGGCGGACACCTGCCTCGACGAGTTCACTGACCACGGCCACTGCGGCGTCCTGGACGCCCGGGGCCGGGTCGACAACGACGCTACCCTGAAGCGTTACGTGAAATTAGCTGTGGCACAAGCAGAATCGGGCGCCCATGTGGTTGGCCCGAGCGGGATGATGGACGGTCAGGTCGGTGCCATTCGCGATGGTCTGGACGCGGCCGGCTACACGGATGTGGTGATACTGGCCTACGCCGCGAAGTTCGCCTCGGCGTTCTACGGCCCTTTCCGCGAAGCGGTGAGCTCCAGCCTGTCCGGTGATCGGCGGACCTACCAACAAGAACCCGGAAACGTCCGGGAAGCGGTCCGCGAGATCGAATTGGACATCGACGAAGGCGCCGACATCATCATGGTGAAACCTGCGATGAGCTACCTGGACGTGGTGGCCGCCGCGGCTGAGATCTCGCCGGTGCCGGTGGCCGCCTATCAGGTGTCGGGGGAGTACGCGATGATTTGTGCTGCGGCAGAGAACAATTGGATCGACGGGCGCGCGGCGGCACTGGAATCGCTGATCAGCATTCGCCGTGCCGGAGCCGATATCGTGCTGACCTATTGGGCCGCGGACGCGGCGGGTTGGCTTTCGTAA
- a CDS encoding acyltransferase family protein, whose protein sequence is MTVRQETASTPPPRAGDSPTRQIQRRGFRPDIEGLRAVAVVAVVLYHAGIPGTAGGFIGVDIFFVISGFLITGLLWREVSTSNTVALGRFYGARARRLLPAAGTVAVVTAIGAAVVLPPLQARSVFLDGIASALYVGNYRFANQGTDYLNAEMPSPFQHYWSLGVEEQFYLVWPVLIIGTAWLAGRARRDAKGNSKAKATPYSVVLALVAAASLAAAVLLTRASPPWAFFSLPTRAWELAVGGLVALSIEQWRRLPLLPAAIVGWGGLALILLTCTQLGPATPYPGTAALLPVLGTALVIGGGCVTRSLGVGRLLCRPAMRAIGRVSYSWYLWHWPVLLLLPRLLGEPAGLPARLAATAVSAGLAVITFHLVENPGRFAAALRRSAKASLAVAGIASAATASACVLLLTVIPVPVGHGPAAAKANIMALPTAAASAAQQQAVQQALAQVRDAVATAAGLLAVPSNLDPPLAQAPADKAAVFVNGCVRSWREVGQSECAAGDIGSPTTVALIGDSHAAMWNPAFQQVAEQRHWRLETMAKVTCPVQDLPIDSPYLGREYTECEQWRAQVLARVAAEHPRLVVLDMSRRYGSDFGFVSYDPAWIDTLGRTVAQLRRTGATVLVLGPAPDPQSPVPTCLSGHLDDATTCAPDRSVAVNDGGIAAERAATTGNGGHYADLTDLFCTAERCPMIVGNTLVFRDDNHVTTEYAQLLAPVLGALADSAITDR, encoded by the coding sequence ATGACAGTCCGGCAGGAAACCGCCTCCACCCCGCCCCCGCGAGCGGGCGATAGCCCCACCCGACAAATACAGCGGCGCGGATTCCGTCCCGACATCGAAGGCCTGCGGGCCGTCGCGGTCGTCGCCGTCGTGCTCTACCACGCGGGCATCCCGGGAACCGCCGGCGGCTTCATCGGGGTGGACATTTTCTTCGTCATCTCCGGGTTCCTGATCACCGGCCTGCTCTGGCGCGAGGTCAGCACCTCGAATACCGTTGCGCTGGGCCGTTTTTACGGTGCGCGGGCGCGCCGGCTGCTGCCGGCCGCGGGTACCGTGGCCGTCGTCACCGCCATCGGGGCGGCTGTCGTGCTGCCGCCGCTACAGGCCCGAAGCGTCTTCCTCGACGGCATCGCCAGCGCGCTCTACGTCGGCAACTACCGGTTCGCCAACCAAGGCACCGACTACCTGAACGCCGAGATGCCCTCGCCGTTCCAGCACTACTGGTCGCTGGGCGTCGAGGAGCAGTTCTATCTGGTATGGCCGGTGTTGATCATCGGCACCGCGTGGCTCGCCGGACGCGCGCGGCGCGACGCTAAAGGGAATTCCAAGGCCAAGGCGACGCCTTACTCGGTGGTGCTGGCATTGGTCGCCGCGGCGTCGTTGGCGGCGGCGGTGCTGTTAACCCGCGCCTCGCCACCGTGGGCGTTCTTCTCGCTGCCCACCCGCGCCTGGGAACTCGCCGTCGGCGGCCTGGTCGCGCTGTCGATCGAGCAGTGGCGCCGGCTGCCGCTGCTGCCCGCGGCGATCGTCGGGTGGGGCGGCCTGGCGCTGATCCTGCTGACCTGCACCCAGCTGGGGCCCGCTACGCCCTATCCCGGGACCGCGGCGCTGTTGCCGGTGCTGGGAACCGCGCTGGTGATCGGCGGCGGCTGCGTCACCCGCAGCCTCGGGGTTGGGCGTTTGTTGTGCCGGCCGGCGATGCGCGCGATCGGGCGGGTGTCGTACTCCTGGTACCTCTGGCATTGGCCGGTGTTGTTGCTGTTGCCGCGGCTGCTGGGTGAGCCCGCCGGCCTGCCGGCCCGGCTCGCCGCGACCGCCGTTTCCGCCGGGCTGGCGGTGATCACGTTCCACCTGGTGGAGAACCCCGGGCGGTTCGCCGCTGCGCTGCGCCGATCGGCCAAGGCGAGCCTGGCCGTCGCCGGGATCGCCAGCGCTGCCACCGCCTCCGCGTGCGTGCTGTTGCTGACGGTGATACCGGTTCCGGTCGGCCACGGCCCGGCCGCGGCGAAGGCCAACATCATGGCGCTGCCCACGGCCGCTGCCAGCGCTGCGCAGCAGCAGGCCGTCCAGCAGGCTCTCGCGCAGGTGCGCGACGCCGTCGCGACGGCCGCGGGCCTGCTGGCCGTCCCGTCGAACCTGGACCCGCCGCTTGCCCAGGCACCGGCCGACAAGGCCGCCGTCTTCGTCAACGGCTGCGTGCGATCCTGGCGCGAGGTCGGCCAAAGCGAGTGCGCGGCAGGCGATATCGGCTCACCGACGACGGTCGCGCTGATCGGCGACTCGCACGCAGCGATGTGGAACCCGGCGTTCCAGCAGGTTGCCGAGCAGCGGCACTGGCGGCTGGAGACGATGGCCAAAGTGACCTGCCCGGTGCAGGACTTACCCATCGACAGCCCGTATCTGGGCCGCGAGTACACCGAGTGCGAACAATGGCGTGCCCAGGTCTTGGCCCGCGTCGCGGCCGAACACCCGCGTCTGGTGGTGCTGGACATGAGCCGCCGCTATGGGAGCGACTTCGGTTTCGTGTCCTACGACCCGGCATGGATCGACACCCTGGGTCGCACCGTCGCACAGCTGCGTCGCACCGGGGCGACCGTCCTGGTCCTCGGCCCTGCCCCGGATCCGCAATCCCCGGTGCCGACGTGCCTGTCCGGACACCTGGACGACGCCACCACCTGCGCGCCGGACCGGTCGGTCGCGGTCAACGACGGCGGCATCGCCGCGGAACGGGCGGCGACCACCGGCAACGGCGGTCACTACGCCGATCTCACCGACCTGTTCTGCACAGCCGAGCGCTGCCCGATGATCGTCGGTAACACCCTGGTGTTCCGCGACGACAACCACGTCACAACTGAATACGCGCAGTTGTTGGCCCCGGTGCTGGGAGCGTTGGCAGACAGTGCCATAACGGACCGATGA
- a CDS encoding glutamyl-tRNA reductase: MSILLFGVSHRSAPVSVLEQLSIDESDRNKIVDRVLQSPLVTEAMVLSTCNRVEVYAVVEAFHGGLAVIGQVLSEYSGMTMGDLTKYAYVRYSEAAVEHLFAVASGLDSAVIGEQQVLGQVRRAYTSAESNRTVGRVLHELAQRALSVGKRVHSETAIDAAGASVVSVALGMAERKVDGLAGKTAVVVGAGAMGALSAAHLIRAGIENILVLNRSLSRGQRLVRKIRESGVRAQALTLDRLPEALAGADVVVSCTGAVSPVVSLADVHNALATAQRAEADHPLLICDLGMPRDVDPAVAGLPGVWVVDVDRIQHEPAAHAAAGDVDAARHIVAAEVAAYLAGQRMAEVTPTVTALRQRAADVVEAELLRLENRLPGLESAQREEVARTVRRVVDKLLHAPTVRIKQLASAPGGDSYAEALRELFELDQTAVDAVATAGELPVVSTGFDAGTLAQPTPGSPAQSAE; this comes from the coding sequence GTGAGCATCTTGCTCTTCGGGGTTTCGCACCGTAGTGCGCCGGTCTCCGTTCTGGAACAACTCAGCATCGACGAATCCGATCGCAACAAGATCGTCGATCGCGTCTTGCAGTCGCCGCTGGTCACCGAGGCCATGGTGCTGTCGACGTGCAACCGCGTCGAGGTCTACGCGGTGGTCGAGGCGTTCCACGGCGGATTGGCCGTAATCGGGCAGGTGCTGTCGGAATACTCCGGAATGACGATGGGCGACCTCACCAAATACGCTTATGTCCGCTACAGCGAGGCCGCCGTCGAGCACCTGTTCGCCGTCGCCAGCGGCCTGGACTCCGCGGTGATCGGCGAACAGCAGGTGCTTGGTCAGGTGCGCCGGGCCTACACCTCCGCCGAGTCGAATCGCACGGTCGGGCGGGTGCTGCATGAGCTGGCCCAACGCGCGTTGTCCGTGGGCAAGCGCGTGCATTCCGAGACGGCCATTGACGCTGCCGGTGCCTCGGTGGTTTCGGTCGCGCTGGGCATGGCCGAACGCAAGGTGGACGGGCTCGCGGGCAAGACCGCGGTCGTCGTCGGCGCCGGGGCGATGGGCGCCCTGTCGGCAGCACACCTGATCCGGGCCGGCATCGAAAACATCCTGGTCCTCAACCGGTCGCTGTCGCGGGGTCAACGGCTGGTCCGCAAGATCCGCGAATCGGGCGTGCGCGCCCAGGCGCTGACGCTCGACCGGCTTCCCGAGGCGCTGGCCGGCGCCGACGTGGTGGTCAGCTGTACGGGTGCGGTGAGTCCCGTGGTCTCACTGGCCGACGTCCACAACGCGCTGGCTACCGCGCAGCGTGCCGAAGCGGACCACCCGCTGCTGATCTGCGACCTGGGCATGCCACGCGACGTCGATCCGGCGGTGGCTGGACTCCCCGGTGTCTGGGTTGTCGACGTGGACCGCATTCAACACGAGCCCGCGGCTCACGCCGCCGCCGGCGACGTCGACGCCGCGCGCCACATCGTGGCCGCCGAGGTTGCCGCCTACCTGGCGGGTCAGCGGATGGCCGAAGTGACCCCGACCGTGACCGCGTTGCGTCAGCGTGCCGCCGACGTCGTCGAAGCGGAGCTGCTGCGGCTGGAAAACCGGCTTCCGGGTCTCGAGAGCGCCCAGCGCGAGGAGGTTGCCCGCACGGTCCGGCGGGTGGTGGACAAGCTGCTGCACGCGCCCACGGTACGGATCAAACAACTCGCCAGCGCCCCCGGCGGCGACAGCTACGCCGAAGCCCTGCGCGAGCTTTTCGAACTCGACCAGACCGCCGTCGACGCCGTCGCCACTGCGGGCGAACTACCAGTGGTGTCAACGGGATTCGACGCCGGTACGCTCGCGCAACCCACGCCGGGCAGCCCGGCACAATCCGCCGAGTAG
- a CDS encoding uroporphyrinogen-III synthase encodes MTTRGRKPRPGRITFVGSGPGDPGLLTTRAATVLTNAALVFTDPDVPEPVLALIGKDLPPVSGPAPAEPPPGTADGSADGDPPPAAPTVLSGGADIRPALGEPAEVAKTLTAEARTGVDVVRLVAGDPLTLDAVISEVNAVARTHLHVEIVPGLAATSAVPTYAGLPLGSSYTVADVRGDVDWEALAAAPGPLILQATPTHLAEAARTLIDHELADTTPCVVTSQGTTCQQRSVETTLHGLTDPAVVAAAGDPAGPLTGPLVVTIGKTVNSRSKLNWWESRALYGWTVLVPRTKDQAGEMSERLTSYGALPVEVPTIAVEPPRSPAQMERAVKGLVDGRFQWVVFTSTNAVRAVWEKFGEFGLDARAFSGVKIACVGESTADRVRAFGISPELVPAGEQSSLGLLDDFPPYDSIFDPVNRVLLPRADIATETLAEGLRERGWEIEDVTAYRTVRAAPPPASTREMIKTGGFDAVCFTSSSTVRNLVGIAGKPHARTIIACIGPKTAETAAEFGLRVDVQPDTAAIGPLVDALAEHASRLRAEGALPPPRKKSRRR; translated from the coding sequence ATGACGACGCGAGGGCGCAAGCCGAGACCGGGCCGCATCACGTTCGTGGGCTCCGGGCCGGGTGACCCGGGATTGTTGACCACGCGGGCGGCCACCGTACTGACCAACGCCGCCTTGGTGTTCACCGATCCCGACGTACCCGAACCGGTGCTGGCGCTGATCGGGAAGGACCTGCCGCCCGTTTCGGGCCCGGCACCTGCCGAACCGCCGCCTGGGACGGCCGATGGGTCAGCCGACGGCGATCCACCGCCGGCCGCGCCGACGGTGCTGTCCGGTGGCGCCGACATCCGCCCGGCGTTGGGTGAGCCCGCCGAGGTCGCCAAGACGCTGACCGCCGAGGCCCGCACGGGCGTCGACGTGGTGCGGCTGGTGGCCGGCGACCCGCTGACGCTTGACGCGGTCATCAGCGAGGTGAACGCCGTCGCGCGCACTCACCTGCACGTCGAGATCGTGCCCGGCCTGGCCGCGACGAGCGCGGTGCCTACCTACGCGGGTCTGCCGCTGGGCTCCTCCTACACGGTGGCCGACGTCCGCGGCGACGTGGACTGGGAGGCGCTTGCCGCGGCCCCCGGACCGCTGATCCTGCAGGCCACCCCGACGCATCTGGCTGAGGCGGCCCGCACGCTGATCGACCACGAGCTGGCCGACACCACTCCCTGCGTGGTGACATCGCAGGGCACCACGTGTCAGCAGCGTTCGGTCGAGACCACGCTGCACGGATTGACCGATCCGGCGGTCGTGGCCGCCGCGGGTGACCCCGCGGGCCCGCTGACCGGACCGCTGGTGGTGACCATCGGCAAGACGGTGAACAGCCGGTCGAAGCTGAACTGGTGGGAGAGCCGCGCCCTGTACGGCTGGACCGTCTTGGTGCCGCGTACCAAGGACCAGGCCGGCGAGATGAGCGAGCGGCTGACGTCGTACGGTGCGCTGCCGGTCGAGGTGCCCACCATCGCGGTGGAGCCGCCGCGCAGCCCCGCTCAGATGGAGCGGGCGGTCAAGGGACTGGTCGATGGCCGGTTCCAGTGGGTGGTATTCACCTCCACCAACGCGGTCCGCGCGGTGTGGGAGAAGTTCGGTGAATTCGGCCTGGACGCCCGCGCGTTCTCCGGTGTGAAGATCGCCTGCGTTGGCGAGTCGACGGCCGACCGGGTCCGGGCCTTCGGGATCAGCCCCGAGCTGGTGCCGGCCGGGGAACAGTCCTCGCTGGGCCTGCTGGACGACTTTCCGCCCTACGACAGCATTTTCGATCCGGTGAACCGGGTCTTGCTGCCGCGGGCCGACATCGCCACCGAGACGCTCGCCGAGGGCCTGCGCGAACGTGGTTGGGAGATCGAGGATGTCACCGCGTACCGCACGGTACGTGCGGCGCCTCCGCCGGCGTCCACCCGCGAAATGATCAAGACGGGCGGCTTCGACGCGGTGTGCTTCACTTCCAGCTCGACGGTGCGCAACCTGGTCGGCATCGCTGGTAAACCCCACGCGCGCACCATTATTGCCTGCATCGGTCCCAAGACGGCCGAGACCGCTGCCGAGTTCGGCTTGCGGGTGGATGTGCAGCCCGATACCGCCGCCATCGGCCCACTGGTCGACGCGTTGGCCGAACACGCCTCGCGGTTGCGCGCCGAAGGTGCGCTGCCACCACCGCGCAAGAAGAGCCGCAGGCGCTAG
- a CDS encoding acyltransferase family protein gives MRTGEIKGEIKALTGLRIIAAVWVVLFHFRPMLSDISPDFRENLAPVLNCGAQGVDLFFILSGFVLTWNYLDRMGRSWSTRETLHFLWLRLARVWPVYLVTMHLAALLVILSLHVGHVPLPEGSSLTAISYVRQVLLVQLWFEPFFDGTSWDGPAWSISAEWLAYLLFGLFALVIFRMRLATRARTLMWLAVVASLPPVVMLLASGHFYTPWSWLPRIVTQFAAGALACAAVRRLRLSDRGRHIAGYLSLLLLAAVVGVLYWFNAHPISGVVENDSGGVVDALFVPLVITLAVGLGSLPRLLSTRVMVYGGQISFCLYMVHELVHTSWGWAVDNFELTPWESDSPWKWNVLGLFAIALALSSLLYHVVEEPARRWMRRMVDVRPATQRTGSEESAPAKVHQIDGGRDSVTARAV, from the coding sequence GTGCGCACCGGAGAGATCAAGGGTGAGATCAAGGCCCTGACGGGACTCCGCATCATCGCCGCGGTGTGGGTGGTGCTGTTCCATTTCCGGCCGATGCTGAGTGACATCTCCCCCGATTTCCGGGAGAACCTCGCACCGGTGCTCAACTGTGGCGCTCAAGGCGTCGACTTGTTCTTCATCCTCAGCGGGTTCGTGCTGACCTGGAACTACCTCGACCGCATGGGCCGGTCCTGGTCGACGCGCGAGACCCTGCACTTCCTGTGGCTGCGGCTGGCCCGGGTGTGGCCCGTTTACCTGGTCACCATGCACCTGGCCGCACTGCTGGTGATCCTATCGCTGCACGTCGGTCACGTGCCGCTGCCCGAGGGCAGTTCACTCACGGCGATCAGCTACGTGCGTCAGGTCCTGCTCGTGCAGCTGTGGTTCGAGCCGTTCTTCGACGGCACCAGCTGGGATGGGCCGGCCTGGTCGATCAGCGCCGAGTGGCTGGCCTACCTGCTGTTCGGCCTGTTTGCGCTGGTGATCTTCCGGATGAGGCTGGCCACCCGCGCGCGGACGCTGATGTGGCTGGCCGTGGTGGCCTCGCTGCCGCCGGTGGTCATGCTGTTGGCCAGTGGTCACTTTTACACGCCGTGGAGCTGGCTGCCGCGGATCGTGACCCAGTTCGCCGCGGGGGCGCTGGCGTGTGCTGCCGTGCGCCGTTTGCGGCTCAGCGACCGTGGTCGCCACATCGCCGGATACCTCTCCCTGCTTCTCCTGGCTGCCGTGGTGGGAGTCCTCTACTGGTTCAACGCGCACCCGATCTCCGGAGTCGTGGAAAACGACAGCGGCGGGGTGGTCGATGCGCTGTTCGTACCGCTGGTCATCACGCTGGCGGTCGGCCTGGGCAGCCTGCCGCGCCTGTTGTCCACTCGGGTGATGGTCTACGGCGGGCAGATCTCGTTCTGCCTGTACATGGTGCATGAGCTGGTGCACACATCCTGGGGATGGGCGGTCGATAATTTCGAGCTCACGCCGTGGGAATCCGATTCCCCGTGGAAATGGAACGTCCTCGGCCTGTTCGCGATCGCCCTGGCGCTCTCGAGCCTGCTGTATCACGTCGTGGAGGAGCCCGCGCGTCGCTGGATGCGCAGGATGGTCGACGTGCGGCCCGCGACACAGCGCACCGGGTCCGAGGAGTCGGCCCCGGCCAAGGTTCATCAGATCGATGGCGGACGGGACTCGGTTACCGCCCGCGCCGTATGA
- the hemC gene encoding hydroxymethylbilane synthase, with the protein MIRLGTRGSLLATTQASVIRDTLIANGHPAELVIISTAGDQSSAPIESLGVGVFTTALREAIEDGRVDAAVHSHKDLPTADDPRFAIAAIPARNDPRDALVARDGLVLGELPAGSLVGTSSPRRAAQLRALGLGLEIRPLRGNLDTRLNRVSMGELDAIVVARAGLARLGRLADVTETLEPVQMLPAPAQGALAVECRAGDGGLAAVLAELDDADTRAAVTAERALLAELEAGCSAPVGAIAEVVESIDEDGRVFEELSLRGCVAALDGSDVIRASGIGAPERARELGLSVAAELLELGAGELIGGARQNPAHEN; encoded by the coding sequence GTGATCCGGTTAGGCACGCGGGGGAGTCTGCTCGCCACCACCCAGGCCTCCGTCATCAGGGACACTCTTATCGCCAACGGCCATCCCGCGGAGTTGGTGATCATCAGCACGGCAGGCGACCAGTCGTCGGCGCCCATCGAAAGTCTTGGTGTGGGCGTCTTCACCACGGCGTTACGCGAGGCCATCGAGGACGGCCGGGTCGACGCCGCCGTGCACTCGCACAAGGATTTGCCAACCGCCGACGACCCGAGGTTCGCCATCGCGGCGATACCGGCACGCAATGACCCGCGCGACGCGTTGGTCGCGCGCGACGGACTGGTGCTCGGGGAGTTGCCCGCGGGTTCGCTGGTCGGCACATCTTCCCCGCGGCGGGCCGCACAGCTTAGGGCATTGGGTCTCGGTTTGGAAATCCGCCCCCTACGAGGCAACCTAGATACCAGGTTGAACAGGGTAAGCATGGGTGAACTTGATGCCATCGTGGTGGCCCGGGCCGGACTGGCCCGCCTGGGCCGTCTCGCTGATGTCACCGAGACGCTAGAGCCGGTGCAGATGTTGCCAGCACCGGCGCAAGGAGCGCTCGCCGTCGAATGCCGCGCCGGCGACGGTGGGCTGGCGGCAGTGCTGGCGGAGTTGGACGACGCCGACACACGCGCGGCGGTCACCGCGGAACGGGCCCTGTTGGCCGAACTGGAGGCGGGATGCTCCGCACCGGTGGGTGCGATCGCCGAGGTGGTCGAGTCCATCGATGAGGACGGACGCGTCTTCGAGGAGCTGTCGCTGCGCGGCTGCGTGGCGGCGCTGGATGGATCCGACGTGATCCGTGCGTCCGGCATCGGCGCTCCCGAACGGGCACGAGAGCTGGGGCTCTCGGTGGCCGCGGAGCTGTTGGAGTTGGGCGCCGGAGAGCTGATTGGGGGAGCGCGGCAAAACCCCGCGCACGAGAACTAA
- a CDS encoding STAS domain-containing protein, whose amino-acid sequence MTIAMSRQGNGSFECSGAQIRAQCRHLATVVSIRGEIDAVNVDRVREYLRRFTVGTNSVLLDMTEVTHFAGAGIALLYGFDEDCRAAGVQWTLAASPAVSELLGDSDHEAGFPIAGSVRAALRSLADAIVSRRQQVLPLIKHTA is encoded by the coding sequence ATGACGATCGCGATGAGCCGACAGGGAAACGGCAGCTTCGAATGCAGTGGCGCTCAGATTCGGGCACAGTGCCGTCACCTCGCGACGGTGGTGTCTATCCGGGGCGAAATCGACGCCGTCAATGTCGATCGGGTTCGTGAATATCTCCGCCGTTTCACCGTCGGCACCAATTCAGTGTTGCTCGACATGACCGAGGTGACCCACTTCGCCGGTGCCGGTATCGCGTTGTTGTACGGGTTCGACGAGGACTGCCGCGCGGCCGGGGTGCAGTGGACATTGGCCGCCAGCCCGGCGGTGAGCGAGCTGCTTGGCGACAGCGACCACGAGGCCGGATTCCCGATTGCCGGGTCGGTCCGCGCGGCGCTGCGCAGCCTGGCCGATGCGATCGTCAGCCGGCGTCAGCAAGTGCTTCCGCTGATCAAGCACACGGCCTAG
- a CDS encoding Rv0518 family GDSL lipase translates to MSRRAAFVFSLALLAGLFVAQSARAGADAPLTLDGRLTHIAVVGDSYTTGTDEGGLGPKSWTALTWQTLTKRGLQIAPDVAAEGRAGYVVTGDHGSVFEDLTSRAVKSDDVLVVFFGSRNDQGTDPGLLAGRARDTFNVARILAPTARFLVIGPPWPTADVPESVLQIRDVLNSEARAAGAAFVDPIGAHWFVDRPDLIGPDGVHPNDAGHRYMADKIAPLIRTQLFR, encoded by the coding sequence GTGAGTCGCCGGGCTGCGTTTGTCTTCAGCCTCGCCCTGTTGGCCGGCCTGTTCGTGGCACAGTCGGCGCGGGCGGGGGCCGATGCGCCATTGACGCTGGATGGCCGGCTGACCCACATCGCGGTCGTCGGTGACTCGTATACGACCGGCACCGACGAGGGCGGCCTGGGCCCGAAATCGTGGACCGCTCTGACCTGGCAGACGCTCACCAAGCGCGGGTTGCAAATCGCCCCCGATGTGGCCGCCGAGGGCAGGGCCGGCTACGTCGTGACCGGAGACCACGGCAGCGTGTTCGAGGATCTAACCTCGCGCGCGGTCAAGTCCGACGACGTGCTGGTGGTGTTCTTCGGCTCTCGCAACGACCAGGGCACCGATCCCGGCCTACTGGCCGGCAGGGCGCGCGACACGTTCAATGTGGCGCGGATCCTGGCGCCGACGGCGAGGTTCCTGGTGATCGGGCCGCCGTGGCCGACCGCCGACGTGCCCGAATCCGTACTGCAGATTCGCGACGTGCTGAACTCCGAGGCGCGGGCTGCGGGCGCGGCGTTCGTCGATCCGATCGGCGCCCACTGGTTCGTCGACCGGCCCGACCTGATCGGCCCAGATGGCGTGCACCCCAACGATGCCGGGCATCGGTATATGGCCGACAAGATCGCACCGCTGATTCGCACGCAACTATTCAGGTAG
- a CDS encoding DUF3093 domain-containing protein codes for MTTAGDVNPKPLFYESGASWVWVLSGPAAAVSMILIEMWSGAAISLWVPAIFLVMVSAFISLQVKAARIHVSVELTPDALRQGTETILVREIIKVFPEPEHAANSDKELAKWQSARALGELFGVPRGRTGIGLKLTGGRTAQAWAKRHRRLREVLTPLVQERVEPDATDIDTLDDPSSEQ; via the coding sequence ATGACCACAGCGGGGGACGTCAACCCCAAGCCGTTGTTCTACGAATCCGGTGCCAGCTGGGTTTGGGTGCTGAGCGGTCCGGCGGCGGCGGTGTCGATGATCCTGATCGAAATGTGGAGTGGCGCCGCGATATCGCTCTGGGTTCCGGCGATCTTTCTGGTGATGGTGTCGGCGTTCATCTCCCTGCAGGTGAAGGCGGCGCGGATCCACGTATCCGTCGAACTGACCCCCGATGCCTTACGGCAGGGCACCGAGACCATCCTGGTGCGCGAAATCATCAAGGTGTTCCCCGAGCCAGAGCACGCGGCGAATTCCGACAAGGAGCTGGCCAAGTGGCAGTCGGCGCGGGCGCTCGGCGAGCTGTTCGGGGTGCCGCGTGGGCGGACGGGGATCGGTCTGAAGCTCACCGGGGGTCGTACCGCGCAGGCCTGGGCAAAACGTCACCGTCGTCTTCGGGAAGTGCTGACCCCGTTGGTTCAGGAGCGGGTGGAGCCGGACGCCACCGACATCGATACCCTCGACGACCCCAGCTCCGAGCAGTGA